A genomic stretch from Chiloscyllium plagiosum isolate BGI_BamShark_2017 chromosome 45, ASM401019v2, whole genome shotgun sequence includes:
- the b3gat3 gene encoding galactosylgalactosylxylosylprotein 3-beta-glucuronosyltransferase 3 isoform X1, producing MRLSRLKLRSVFVVYFLVSVLGLMYALLQLGQPCDCTPQMKSANDLVRQKDQKLLHLQAEVKKLQRQLKAEEMAADGQPLPTIYAITPTYTRLVQKAELVRLAQTFLHVKKFHWIVVEDAANRSKLVADLLAQSGLSYTHLSLPTPTIYKLKESDPNWLKPRGVEQRNLGIQWLRENRELSEEAVVYFADDDNTYSLKLFDEMRWTKHVSVWPVGLVGGLRFESPLVENGKVVGFYTAWKPNRPFPMDMAGFAVALQLLLANREARFDINAERGYLESSLLQSLVSIEELEPKADNCNTVLVWHTRTEKPKMKQEDVLQKEGKGSDARIEV from the exons ATGAGGCTGTCGCGGCTGAAGCTCCGCTCGGTTTTTGTCGTCTATTTCTTGGTGTCGGTTTTGGGCCTAATGTACGCGCTGCTGCAGCTTG GTCAGCCATGTGACTGCACGCCACAAATGAAGTCTGCAAACGATCTGGTTAGGCAGAAGGATCAGAAACTGCTGCATCTCCAGGCCGAggtgaagaaattgcagaggcagcTGAAAGCAGAGGAGATGGCAGCAGACGGACAGCCTCTGCCAACCATTTATGCCATCACTCCAACATACACCAG ATTGGTGCAGAAAGCTGAGCTGGTCCGTCTCGCCCAGACCTTCCTTCATGTGAAGAAGTTCCACTGGATTGTCGTGGAAGATGCTGCCAATCGTTCCAAACTGGTGGCTGACCTCCTGGCACAGAGTGGCTTGTCCTACACCCACCTCAGCCTGCCAAcacccaccatctacaagctgAAGGAGAGTGATCCCAACTGGTTGAAGCCCCGCGGTGTGGAACAAAGGAATTTGGGCATCCAGTGGCTGCGGGAAAACAGGGAGCTCAGCGAGGAGGCTGTCGTCTACTTTGCAGATGATGACAACACCTACAGTTTGAAGTTGTTTGATGAG ATGCGCTGGACAAAACATGTTTCTGTTTGGCCAGTGGGTCTCGTTGGGGGCTTACGTTTCGAGAGTCCGCTGGTGGAGAATGGGAAGGTGGTTGGATTTTACACGGCCTGGAAACCGAACCGTCCTTTCCCCATGGACATGGCAGGGTTTGCTGTGGCCTTACAGCTGCTTCTGGCTAACCGTGAGGCCAGGTTCGACATCAATGCAGAGCGTGGTTACCTTGAAAGCAGTCTGCTGCAATCGCTGGTCTCCATTGAGGAGCTTGAACCCAAGGCAGATAACTGTAACACG GTCCTGGTCTGGCACACACGCACTGAGAAGCCAAAGATGAAGCAGGAGGACGTGCTTCAGAAAGAGGGGAAAGGATCAGATGCCCGCATCGAGGTCTGA
- the b3gat3 gene encoding galactosylgalactosylxylosylprotein 3-beta-glucuronosyltransferase 3 isoform X2, whose translation MKSANDLVRQKDQKLLHLQAEVKKLQRQLKAEEMAADGQPLPTIYAITPTYTRLVQKAELVRLAQTFLHVKKFHWIVVEDAANRSKLVADLLAQSGLSYTHLSLPTPTIYKLKESDPNWLKPRGVEQRNLGIQWLRENRELSEEAVVYFADDDNTYSLKLFDEMRWTKHVSVWPVGLVGGLRFESPLVENGKVVGFYTAWKPNRPFPMDMAGFAVALQLLLANREARFDINAERGYLESSLLQSLVSIEELEPKADNCNTVLVWHTRTEKPKMKQEDVLQKEGKGSDARIEV comes from the exons ATGAAGTCTGCAAACGATCTGGTTAGGCAGAAGGATCAGAAACTGCTGCATCTCCAGGCCGAggtgaagaaattgcagaggcagcTGAAAGCAGAGGAGATGGCAGCAGACGGACAGCCTCTGCCAACCATTTATGCCATCACTCCAACATACACCAG ATTGGTGCAGAAAGCTGAGCTGGTCCGTCTCGCCCAGACCTTCCTTCATGTGAAGAAGTTCCACTGGATTGTCGTGGAAGATGCTGCCAATCGTTCCAAACTGGTGGCTGACCTCCTGGCACAGAGTGGCTTGTCCTACACCCACCTCAGCCTGCCAAcacccaccatctacaagctgAAGGAGAGTGATCCCAACTGGTTGAAGCCCCGCGGTGTGGAACAAAGGAATTTGGGCATCCAGTGGCTGCGGGAAAACAGGGAGCTCAGCGAGGAGGCTGTCGTCTACTTTGCAGATGATGACAACACCTACAGTTTGAAGTTGTTTGATGAG ATGCGCTGGACAAAACATGTTTCTGTTTGGCCAGTGGGTCTCGTTGGGGGCTTACGTTTCGAGAGTCCGCTGGTGGAGAATGGGAAGGTGGTTGGATTTTACACGGCCTGGAAACCGAACCGTCCTTTCCCCATGGACATGGCAGGGTTTGCTGTGGCCTTACAGCTGCTTCTGGCTAACCGTGAGGCCAGGTTCGACATCAATGCAGAGCGTGGTTACCTTGAAAGCAGTCTGCTGCAATCGCTGGTCTCCATTGAGGAGCTTGAACCCAAGGCAGATAACTGTAACACG GTCCTGGTCTGGCACACACGCACTGAGAAGCCAAAGATGAAGCAGGAGGACGTGCTTCAGAAAGAGGGGAAAGGATCAGATGCCCGCATCGAGGTCTGA